A window from Chloroflexota bacterium encodes these proteins:
- a CDS encoding gamma carbonic anhydrase family protein, whose amino-acid sequence MPLLSYKGVMPRVGKNVFIAENAYVIGDVEIHDYASVWYGAVLRGDFAPIVIGSHTSIQENCVVHTDHNFPSTVGSHVTTGHTAVIHGASVGDHCIVGMGALLLNGATVGPESIVGAGAVLAEGKEFAPRSLILGVPGKVLREVTEQEIERIYSNAETYLGYAREYLVARGEYEDD is encoded by the coding sequence GTGCCACTGCTGTCATACAAGGGCGTGATGCCCCGCGTTGGCAAGAACGTGTTCATTGCGGAGAACGCCTACGTCATTGGCGACGTGGAGATCCACGACTATGCCAGCGTGTGGTATGGAGCCGTGTTGCGCGGCGACTTTGCGCCGATTGTCATTGGCTCGCACACCAGCATTCAAGAGAATTGCGTCGTGCACACCGACCACAACTTTCCATCTACGGTTGGGTCGCACGTCACGACGGGCCACACCGCCGTCATTCACGGGGCGAGCGTAGGCGACCACTGCATCGTCGGCATGGGCGCGCTGCTGCTCAACGGTGCAACTGTGGGACCGGAAAGCATCGTCGGCGCGGGAGCGGTGCTCGCGGAGGGGAAGGAGTTCGCGCCGCGATCGCTGATTCTTGGTGTCCCGGGCAAAGTGCTGCGCGAGGTTACCGAGCAGGAGATTGAACGCATTTATAGCAACGCGGAAACATACTTGGGTTACGCGCGGGAGTACTTGGTGGCACGCGGTGAATACGAGGATGACTGA
- a CDS encoding ion transporter — MKRIQQRIYELLEVAHPDDTASRFTDLFLFILIALNVIAVIVETVDDVKTQYATVFLYFEVFSVAVFTVEYVLRLWTCVTDRRYAQPVLGRLRFAGSWHAVIDLLAVLPFFLPMFLPIDLRILRALRFFRLLRFLKLSRYSESMRIFGKVLRSERAELMVALFVAGVLLIIGSSFLYLVEHDAQPDVFSSIPAAMWWGVATLTTVGYGDVYPVTPIGRFLGAIVAIMGVGMFALPAGILASGFAREMGKRRAEPEVCPHCGEPIHEAETE, encoded by the coding sequence GTGAAACGCATTCAGCAAAGAATCTACGAACTTCTGGAGGTCGCCCACCCTGACGACACCGCCAGCCGTTTCACCGACCTCTTTCTGTTTATATTGATTGCCCTAAACGTCATCGCGGTGATTGTGGAGACCGTTGATGACGTGAAGACTCAATACGCTACCGTCTTCCTGTACTTCGAGGTCTTCTCCGTCGCGGTGTTTACGGTGGAGTATGTGTTGCGCCTTTGGACGTGTGTCACGGACCGCAGGTATGCCCAACCAGTCTTAGGACGCCTCCGCTTTGCCGGTTCGTGGCATGCCGTAATCGATCTGTTGGCAGTCTTGCCGTTCTTTCTCCCAATGTTCCTGCCCATTGACTTACGAATCTTGCGTGCCCTGCGCTTCTTCCGCCTCCTGCGTTTCTTGAAGCTGAGCCGCTATTCCGAATCGATGCGCATTTTTGGCAAAGTCCTGCGCAGCGAACGCGCCGAATTGATGGTGGCGCTATTCGTCGCAGGCGTGCTGCTCATCATCGGCTCCAGCTTTCTCTATCTTGTGGAACACGATGCGCAGCCGGACGTGTTTTCCAGCATTCCGGCAGCCATGTGGTGGGGCGTAGCCACCCTGACGACCGTCGGTTACGGTGACGTCTACCCTGTGACCCCAATTGGCCGCTTTCTCGGCGCGATCGTGGCCATCATGGGTGTCGGCATGTTCGCCCTGCCAGCCGGCATTCTGGCATCCGGCTTCGCACGAGAAATGGGGAAACGTCGTGCAGAGCCGGAAGTCTGCCCTCACTGTGGCGAACCCATCCACGAAGCTGAAACAGAATAG
- a CDS encoding AAA family ATPase, translating to MDRITLENYRCFREKQSARLAPLTFLVGNNSTGKTSFLALIRALWDTAFLDRLPDFREDPFDLGTFQDIAHNRGGRGSQAASFAAGFEYRKGISRTKGRLHFSFEVSFVECNAVPSPEFRSMFGDNVELRESRQKDGSYLFHLSAPDFSNEAPFELPNSLRDEMALFPLKHIVEEWGRRETKGKSREIAKTLYDSLWSVFEGQRPVASAPIRSRPQRTYDPTRPSRDPEGEYVPTYLAGISSRSNEEWARLRKALEAFGQESGLFDEIDIKLLGKTEGSPFQVRIRKFGHRLKGVKRNLIDVGYGVSQVLPLLTELLRKDAPSMYLLQQPEIHLHPSAQAALGSLFCKIAGPNRQLIVETHSNYILDRVRMDIRDKKSDLKPEDISILFFEPGELDVTIHSLRIDQDGNVLDAPPGYGQFFIDETRRSIGI from the coding sequence ATGGATCGCATCACGCTTGAAAACTATCGCTGCTTCAGAGAGAAGCAGTCAGCGCGCCTCGCTCCCCTAACCTTCCTCGTTGGCAATAACAGCACGGGTAAGACGTCCTTCTTAGCGCTCATTCGCGCGCTATGGGACACTGCCTTCTTGGATAGATTGCCGGACTTCCGCGAGGACCCCTTCGATCTCGGCACATTTCAGGACATTGCTCATAATCGTGGTGGGAGAGGTAGTCAAGCCGCCAGTTTTGCAGCAGGTTTCGAGTATCGCAAAGGAATATCCCGCACCAAGGGAAGGCTCCACTTTTCCTTCGAAGTCAGTTTCGTTGAATGCAATGCAGTCCCGTCTCCGGAATTTAGATCAATGTTTGGGGACAATGTAGAACTCCGGGAATCTAGACAGAAAGATGGGAGCTATCTGTTCCATTTGAGTGCGCCGGACTTTAGCAATGAGGCACCCTTCGAATTGCCGAATAGCTTGAGGGATGAAATGGCTCTATTTCCCCTCAAGCATATTGTAGAGGAATGGGGACGTAGGGAGACTAAGGGTAAATCCCGAGAAATTGCCAAGACTCTCTATGATTCTCTGTGGTCCGTGTTCGAGGGACAGCGCCCCGTAGCCAGCGCGCCAATACGTTCTCGACCACAGCGTACTTACGACCCAACTCGGCCATCGCGCGATCCAGAAGGTGAATACGTACCAACATATCTTGCAGGCATCTCCAGTAGAAGTAATGAGGAGTGGGCTCGCCTCCGAAAGGCTCTTGAAGCATTTGGCCAAGAGTCAGGACTCTTCGATGAGATAGATATCAAGCTGCTTGGCAAGACTGAGGGTTCTCCTTTCCAAGTGCGAATTCGCAAGTTTGGCCATCGACTGAAAGGTGTTAAGAGAAATCTTATCGATGTGGGCTACGGGGTCAGCCAAGTTTTGCCGCTACTCACTGAATTACTACGTAAAGATGCGCCATCAATGTACTTACTGCAACAACCGGAGATTCATCTCCATCCCAGTGCCCAAGCAGCCCTAGGTAGCCTTTTTTGCAAGATTGCCGGTCCAAATCGTCAGCTAATTGTCGAAACCCACAGCAACTACATTCTTGATCGTGTCCGAATGGATATTCGTGACAAGAAGTCTGATCTGAAGCCAGAGGACATTTCAATTCTATTTTTTGAACCTGGCGAGCTTGATGTGACCATTCATTCACTGCGTATAGACCAAGACGGCAATGTCTTGGATGCGCCGCCGGGATACGGGCAGTTCTTTATTGATGAGACAAGACGTTCCATCGGAATCTAA
- a CDS encoding DUF2203 domain-containing protein: protein MSFQETPADPPLKLFTLQEANAILPRVSEAVARLQEIYAQFRQYAEGEEYPPSLQRSNGHPRSKSASSLPHLREIQALRDEAESLIKEIVGTGAVLKDVEQGLVDFPAERDGRVVYLCWKQGEDDIRFWHELHTGFAGRQPL from the coding sequence ATGTCGTTTCAAGAGACGCCTGCCGACCCGCCGCTCAAGCTCTTCACGCTGCAAGAAGCCAATGCCATCTTGCCGCGCGTGAGCGAAGCTGTCGCCCGTCTGCAAGAGATCTACGCTCAATTCAGACAGTATGCCGAGGGAGAGGAATATCCTCCCTCGCTGCAGCGCAGCAACGGACATCCCAGGTCGAAGTCTGCATCGTCTTTGCCGCACTTGCGCGAAATCCAAGCCTTGCGGGATGAGGCCGAGTCGTTGATCAAGGAGATCGTGGGAACGGGCGCAGTGCTGAAGGACGTCGAGCAAGGTCTGGTGGACTTCCCCGCGGAGCGCGATGGACGGGTCGTCTATCTTTGCTGGAAGCAGGGCGAGGACGACATACGCTTCTGGCATGAATTGCATACCGGCTTTGCAGGCAGACAACCCCTTTAG
- a CDS encoding ABC transporter ATP-binding protein: protein MEILRRLIAASFRHRGFAFLAYGSWLISTALSLVAPTLFKEVIDNGLVKKDLQFIGVMSGAIISVAILAALFLFGKAFFTAATSQKTGYDLRSQLYDHLQHLSFGFHDKIQAGEMISVALSDIELVQGFGTQAIINILDTFLRYAIVLSIMFWLSGELALWSLPLLPILSVTAWVYHKRVRPAYGWIRQQRERVVVTLEEAINGARVVKAFARESHEKAKFEREGRELVRLMMRAVNLNSTFGPLMNMVAVSGIVIVLWLGGRLVIGGELSIGALVAFITYFQMLVQPTQQLPGIMDSIASSMTSGERLFGVIDTRSPVRDLTGAHELPPINGQVTLEDVSFAYERGHSVLHEVNLEAASGKMIAIVGPTGSGKSTLLYLIARFYDVQEGAVKVDGHDVRDVTQESLREQIGIALQEPLLYADTLANNIAYGRPDASMDEIVAAATAAQAHDFITEFAEGYQHRVGERGAGLSGGQRQRTALARTLLLRRPILILDDATASVDTETEYRIYEGLKEYAKDCTMFVVAQRISTIKDADLILVIEDGRIVDRGTHEELIQREGFYARIYDIQLKDQERMAALAREAGWVQSDDGTAHD, encoded by the coding sequence ATGGAGATTCTCCGTAGACTCATCGCTGCATCGTTCCGCCACCGTGGCTTTGCCTTCCTGGCGTATGGCTCGTGGCTCATAAGTACGGCGCTGAGCTTGGTCGCACCTACGCTCTTCAAGGAAGTCATCGACAATGGCCTGGTAAAGAAAGACCTACAATTCATTGGGGTCATGAGCGGCGCAATAATTTCAGTGGCGATACTTGCGGCGCTCTTTCTCTTTGGCAAGGCATTCTTCACCGCCGCCACCTCCCAAAAGACGGGGTATGATCTGCGCTCGCAGCTCTACGACCACCTGCAACATCTTTCATTTGGTTTTCACGACAAGATTCAGGCAGGTGAGATGATATCCGTCGCCTTGAGCGATATCGAACTGGTGCAGGGATTCGGCACCCAAGCCATCATAAATATCCTCGATACCTTCCTGCGCTATGCAATTGTGCTCTCTATCATGTTCTGGCTCAGTGGCGAGCTTGCTCTCTGGTCGCTGCCGCTTCTCCCCATCTTGAGCGTGACCGCGTGGGTCTACCACAAGCGTGTGCGTCCCGCTTACGGTTGGATTCGGCAACAGCGTGAGCGTGTCGTTGTAACGTTGGAAGAAGCTATCAACGGCGCGCGCGTGGTAAAGGCCTTTGCGCGAGAATCGCACGAAAAGGCGAAGTTTGAGCGGGAGGGGCGCGAACTGGTGCGTCTCATGATGCGGGCAGTTAATCTCAATTCGACGTTCGGCCCGCTCATGAATATGGTTGCGGTTTCCGGTATTGTCATCGTCCTATGGCTTGGCGGTCGGCTCGTCATTGGAGGCGAACTGTCAATTGGCGCGCTCGTGGCATTCATCACCTACTTTCAGATGCTTGTGCAGCCGACCCAGCAACTCCCCGGCATCATGGATAGTATCGCTTCCAGTATGACGAGCGGAGAGCGCCTTTTTGGCGTGATCGACACACGTTCGCCCGTGCGGGACTTGACCGGTGCCCATGAACTTCCGCCAATCAACGGGCAAGTAACGCTGGAAGATGTCTCATTCGCATATGAGCGCGGCCACTCCGTGCTGCATGAAGTCAATCTTGAAGCCGCGTCAGGCAAGATGATTGCCATCGTGGGACCCACCGGCAGTGGCAAGAGTACGCTCCTTTACCTGATTGCGCGGTTCTACGACGTGCAGGAGGGTGCGGTCAAAGTTGACGGCCACGACGTGCGCGACGTTACGCAGGAGTCCCTGAGGGAGCAGATTGGGATCGCGCTCCAAGAGCCACTCCTCTATGCGGACACGCTGGCGAACAACATCGCGTACGGCCGGCCCGATGCCAGCATGGATGAGATCGTGGCTGCGGCCACAGCCGCCCAAGCCCATGATTTTATCACTGAGTTTGCAGAAGGCTATCAACACCGCGTTGGCGAGCGTGGGGCCGGCCTGTCCGGCGGTCAGCGGCAACGTACCGCGCTCGCGCGTACGCTGCTGCTGCGGCGGCCGATTCTCATCTTGGACGACGCCACCGCCAGCGTCGACACGGAGACGGAATACCGGATATATGAGGGCCTAAAGGAATACGCCAAAGACTGCACGATGTTCGTAGTGGCGCAACGCATCTCCACGATCAAGGATGCGGACCTCATCCTCGTCATAGAGGATGGCCGTATTGTCGACCGAGGCACGCACGAGGAACTCATCCAACGAGAGGGATTCTACGCGCGCATTTATGATATCCAGCTCAAGGATCAAGAGCGCATGGCCGCGCTTGCACGCGAGGCCGGCTGGGTCCAGAGTGATGACGGGACAGCACATGACTGA